Below is a genomic region from Cryomorphaceae bacterium.
CAACCCGCTTGGGCAAAGCGAGGTGCGCGAGATTGTACAACTGCAGCTCGCACAGCTCAAAGAGAAACTCAACGAACGCAATATTGAGCTGATTGTGGCTCCCGATGCGCTGGATTACCTCTCGCGCGTGGGCTTCGACCCTCAGTTTGGAGCTCGGCCCATTAAGCGGGTGATTCAAAAGCAGGTGCTCAATACGCTCAGCAAGCAACTGCTGGCCGGTGATGTGGACACCTCTGCTCCTATTGTGCTCGACGTGTTTGATGGGCAAATGGTTTTCCGCAAACCGCTCGAAGAGGAAATTACGCGCATGAACTAGGTACGCAGTTATAAAACATCCTAAAGGGAGTTTCGAAATTTCGGAGCTCCCTTTTTATTGGGACGTTTTGCGTAGCTTGGGCTCCAAATCGGAACGCTATGTCGTCGCGCCGCTACACCCTCAAAAAAGGACTGCTGATTTTCCTTGTGGGATTTGTCGGGGTTTGCTCCCTGTTGTTCAGCTCTTTTCCGCTCCCAACAGAGCTATTTCCCGATGACTTCAGTCTGAGCGAAACCGAGCTCAAGCTGCTAATATTGATCAATCCCACACTCTTGTTAGCTTTTTCAGTAATTCTGGGCTCGCTGCTGCAAAGGCCCACGCGGCTTACTACACCCTATTTTGACTACCTTGTGAAGTTAGAACAACGTACACTCAGTTCTCAGCCCCTTGTCCATGGGGTTGCTGGCGGAATAATTGCTGGCTTGTCCATTTCATTCGTTACATGGCTTTTTGTGCCTTATTTGCCCCAGACCTATTTGGCGTTGAGCGAATCCGTGCAACCCGCCGTCATTACGCGCTTATTGTACGGAGGTATTACGGAAGAAATACTGGTGCGGTTTGGCTTGATGACTCTTTTTGTGTGGATTGGACTCAAAATAGCACCCCGCGCCATCACCGGCGTACATATAACGGCGGTGCTGTTGGCGGCTCTGTTGTTTGCCATTGGACACTTCCCTGCGTTACTGATGATGGTGGACGCTCCCACCCCTGCGCTGATAGCCTATATTCTTTGCGGCAATCTGACGGGCGGCGTGGTATTCGGCTATCTCTACTGGAAACAAGGCCTTGAAAGCGCCATGGTGGCCCATATTGTTACCCATTTGGTGATGATTGGATTTGGGTAGGTTGTTGATTGGATGGGTGAACCCATCCCCGGCCCTTCCCTCGCGAGGGAAGGGTGCGCGAATGACATTGATAGAATATCACATTTCCGTCTCGCGGACGAAATCCTGTCCGCGGAAATGAAGTTTACATAGTACCTTAAATGAATTCGTATGTTGAAACCCGCCGCTCCCGGTGGCTCACCCATTCCACTCTCGAGAGGGCCAGGGGTGTGTTTTTTACTTGGTCAAAAGTAAGAAACCCACCCCAACACCGACCCTCAACATAACGGTCGCGTCAGATCAGCGTTTGTCGGGGCCACCCCTCCGGTGGAGGGGACAAGGGCCGCCGTTTCAATTTTGGTCACGTCCTGAAATAGGTTGACAAAACAGGATGTTAAAATGTCAACTTAAATCAGGATTACGATGGATAAATCAAAAAGATATGAAGATCACTTCAAACGTCAGGTAGTACTTGAGGTCCTTAGCGGCAGGGTCACTAAGGAAGAAGCCCGCAGGCGCTACAAAATAGGTGGAAAGTCTACGGTCTTAAAGTGGATGCGAATAATGTCTGGACTAAAGGCTTCAGCCGTTGGTACCGATCCTATCCCTATCTTGCGTTCCATGGGTAAGAAAGAAGAAAAAAACACCCCAATCGATAATATTGAAAAAGAGAAGCTTTATGCTGAGATAAAGCGTCTTCAGGCCGCACTAGAACACGCGGAGTTAAAAGGACGTGCATATCAGATTATGGTGGAAATTGCGCGTGAACAATACGGTATCGATCTTGAAAAAAAGCCTGGAGCCAAACAGTCAAAAGACTCAAAGAAGAACAACCCAAAATGAGTTATAAAACTCTTTGTGGGCTGTTTGGCAATACAAGACAAGCCTATTACAAACGCCTCAATTTTGCTGAAGAATCTCTTGCAACAGAAGAAATTATACTGGGGGCAGTGAATCGTATCAGGATCAGAGCCAGTACCCACCGATGGGGAGCAAGAAAACTCAAGGATCTTGTAAATGAGGAGCTTCTGCCTATGGGTATCCGTGTTGGCCGAGATCATCTCTTTGACCTGCTACGTGAGAACGGCATGCTGGTACGTAGGCGCAAGCGGAAGTTTTTCACCACACAAAGTCATCATTGGCTGCACA
It encodes:
- a CDS encoding CPBP family intramembrane metalloprotease; the protein is MSSRRYTLKKGLLIFLVGFVGVCSLLFSSFPLPTELFPDDFSLSETELKLLILINPTLLLAFSVILGSLLQRPTRLTTPYFDYLVKLEQRTLSSQPLVHGVAGGIIAGLSISFVTWLFVPYLPQTYLALSESVQPAVITRLLYGGITEEILVRFGLMTLFVWIGLKIAPRAITGVHITAVLLAALLFAIGHFPALLMMVDAPTPALIAYILCGNLTGGVVFGYLYWKQGLESAMVAHIVTHLVMIGFG